The genomic segment ACGTGCAGATATTCGAAAGAATACCATCAATACCCAACTTCCTCTTGATTTGAGGAACATGATGCAGACAAACCTGCTCGAAAGCATAGCCCTCCCAACTGGAAATGTCCATCTGGCGATGACTCCAATAATGCTCATCCTCACCATGATAGTTCTTCACATACTTCAGATAGAAAAGCGAATACAGGTCGGTCAACTGATACATGAAATCCCTATCCGTCTTGCCAAAAGCCGAATACTTGCGGATGAAATCGCAGTTGCATAAGTCGGAGAGCACGGTAGAAACATATCCGGAATTCTCCACCTTCAGCTCCTCTATTAACTCCGGGCGAGTCATTCCCTTCAGTTTCTTAGCCAATGCCTCCACCACCCTTCTATAGAGCGTGGATTCCTTGAAGAGCGATTTAAAGAGAAAGCCATATTCGCTCCTCAAAGGGGCACTGGATGAGAAGAAGAGTTCGTCGATATTCTGAGCCACGCTCAGCGAACGATTCAGCATATTGAGATAAAAAGGTGTTCCACCTATCGCCATATACAACTCGGCTATCTGGAAGCGCTCCATCGAGAATCCTCTTGAAGCCAGGAACTCCTCCGTCTCTGCCAGGTTGAACGGACGGAGATAGATGGAGCGAGTTACACGATTGTGCAACCCACCCTTGTTGCCCAGCAGAGTATTCGTCATCCAGGTGGTTGCCGAACCACAAACTATCAGTTTCAGATTGTCCTGCTTCGAAGCCCACTCATTCCAAAACAGTTCGAAAGCCTTGAGAAAGCGAGAATAGCGAGTATCCAGCCAAGGCATTTCATCAAAGAACAAGAGCACTGATTTTTCCTTTTTTAATGTCTCCAGATACTTGCGAAGCATAAACAGAGCCTCCATCCAGTCTTTTGGAGTTTTCTGTTCCTTATGAGAATAAAACTCCAGCTGATGGGCAAAGTTTGCCAACTGCTCCTTACGAGTACCCTCATAGATACCCGTCATATAAAAGTCGTACTTATCACCAAAGAACTTGTCGATAAGATAGGTCTTACCGATACGTCTTCTGCCATAAACAGCCACGAGCTCCGCCCTAGGAGACTCGTAAATCTCCTGCAACAGAGCTATCTCACGCTGTCTTCCTATAATTCCATTAAAAGTACCCATACTTGCAAACTTTATATTTTGTTGGGTGCAAATATACAACTTTTTCTCGGGAAACACAAGCAAAAACGCAAAAGTTTACTACGCTAACGTCATTTTTTTAGGGGTTAGCGTAGTAGACTTTTAATATTTAAAAGAAGTTTTAGAGAAGAAAGAGCGGCAAAACAGCTGTTAACTGTTAACTCTGTTAACCCCAGCTGTTCTTCCGCTCTTTTTTATTTTAGTATTTTCTCAGTTAGTTATTTCAAAATCACTAATTAAAAAAATCCCTGCGCTCGATTAACCAAGCTGCATAATCGGGAGTAATGGAATAAAGACACAAGCAAAACACTTCTGCTCTTGCTCAGTCTTGAGCAAGAGAAGCGTCTTTCCGATACGCCTTCTGCCTATCATCACAGTGAAAAGGGAATGCTTAGCCGATTTTTCCCAGTTCCTGCGCAGTATCTCTATCTCCTTTTTCCGATCATAAAACTTCATAATGTAACAGCCGTTAAATTAATGTGTGTTAAATAAACTGTGCAAAGATACAATATTTTGTCGTCAAAATCCCTAAATCTCAAACAAAAACATACTTTTGGGGAATTTAAAGGCAAAAAGTTAAAATCTAAGACAGATTAATCAGTATCTATCGCACATATTCAACAATAAGCTTAGGCAATATGATTCCTTGAGAATAAAAAGTTTTTTAGAAAACATTCTTGTTATTCAAAAAGTTTTTGTATTTTTGCAACAGATTGGAAGACTATGCATCTATCCTTTCTTACAAGACATTAAATATTAAAAAATAAAAGAGCATAAGAAAATACATTTTAATAACATAATAAGAAATCGCGTTTGCTATTTATTCGGTTGATTCCTGAAACCTGAGAAATTTCATAGAAACACCTACCGAAAGAATAAGTCTGTAAACGTCTGCGCTTTGGTGTGGACGGGACTTATCGGTATGTGTGGGCTTTCTCAGGGCCTTGGAATCAGATAATTTGCCGTTCACGCCATTTTATCTTTTCCATAGTCCACCTAAGAAATCCCACGATTCCACCGCTAAGATAGTTTTTCGCCCAATTAGCGCTTCAAAATGAAAAGACTCCATTCATTAGATGGGAGAGTTGTATCCATACTCTTCCTCTTTGGTGGTGTTGTATCCGTACATGCACAAGATAGCTTGTACCATACAACACTATCAGATTCTGTTGTCTCAGACAACACTCATCGTCTCAAGTTGAAAACATTAGTTGTACCCATTGTCCTCACTGGAACCTCCGCCTTCTATGTTCATAACGGATGGTTGACCAAACAACGTGAGAACATACAAGACAAATTATCAGCCAAGGGGAAACATAAGGTAAAAATCGACAATTACATGCAGTACTCCTCCATGCTTGCCGTCTATGGTCTCAACTTATTAGGTATTGACGGAAAGCATAAATTTTGGGACAGAACTGGTATTCTTGCCTTTTCGTATGCCACCATGGGAATAATCGTAAATGGTATGAAATATGCTTTTAAAGAAAAGCGTCCTGACAACAATGCCCGTAATTCATTCCCATCTGGACATACAGCAACAGCCTTCATGGGAGCTGAATTTCTATACCAAGAGTACAAAGATATTTCGCCGTGGATAGGATATTCTGGCTATTTGATTGCAGCTACTACTGGATATTTAAGAATCTACAATAATCGCCA from the Segatella copri genome contains:
- a CDS encoding AAA family ATPase, which translates into the protein MGTFNGIIGRQREIALLQEIYESPRAELVAVYGRRRIGKTYLIDKFFGDKYDFYMTGIYEGTRKEQLANFAHQLEFYSHKEQKTPKDWMEALFMLRKYLETLKKEKSVLLFFDEMPWLDTRYSRFLKAFELFWNEWASKQDNLKLIVCGSATTWMTNTLLGNKGGLHNRVTRSIYLRPFNLAETEEFLASRGFSMERFQIAELYMAIGGTPFYLNMLNRSLSVAQNIDELFFSSSAPLRSEYGFLFKSLFKESTLYRRVVEALAKKLKGMTRPELIEELKVENSGYVSTVLSDLCNCDFIRKYSAFGKTDRDFMYQLTDLYSLFYLKYVKNYHGEDEHYWSHRQMDISSWEGYAFEQVCLHHVPQIKRKLGIDGILSNICTWSCRAFTDAEGNKQPGAQIDLIIDRGDKTINLCEMKFVNHPYSITPDYAAWLIKRRELFKQATGTKKTLHLTMITSYGVEHNAGWQNIQNEVVLDDLFKVE
- a CDS encoding phosphatase PAP2 family protein; this translates as MKRLHSLDGRVVSILFLFGGVVSVHAQDSLYHTTLSDSVVSDNTHRLKLKTLVVPIVLTGTSAFYVHNGWLTKQRENIQDKLSAKGKHKVKIDNYMQYSSMLAVYGLNLLGIDGKHKFWDRTGILAFSYATMGIIVNGMKYAFKEKRPDNNARNSFPSGHTATAFMGAEFLYQEYKDISPWIGYSGYLIAATTGYLRIYNNRHYLNDVVAGACIGIISTKFAYWLYPKVFTKSKCHHSNFHTISTPFYADGKVGVNVCMSF